tggagggtgtttcttaTCCGGTTTCATAGTTAAAGGTTGAAAATCGATCTTTGGCGCGAGTTGAGAGTTGAAAAGTGTACTTTACCCTAAATAATATGCAAAGTTGAGTCATTCCTCGCAGTGCATGTCTACTTCCTACTGTGCTTTTTATGCATATAGCGAGCGCCTAACCTACTCAGTTATATACTTTCAACAATCATGTGATGATGTACAGTCATTTTTTGACATTGTGTGTTCATTGGCAAGGGAATTTTCAGTGTCAGACAACCCCTTAGCCCCTCACTGTGGCTGAGGCCTTTTCTGTCACAGAGCGACAGTGGTAGTGACAAAAAATATGTGCAAGTCTGACCAGCTGCAACCTCTGATATGactgagcgcgtgtttagtttccacCCTAAATTcctaaaaaatgctacagtagccatcacatcgaatcttacgatacatgcatgaagcattaaatatagacgaaaaaaaaattaattacacagtttggttggaaattgcgagacgaacgttttgagcctaattagtccatgagtGAACACTATTTggcaaataaaaacgaaagtgctacagtaacccaaattCCCAAATTCATGAACTAAACACGCTGAGAATAACGGTGCAGGAATACAGTGCTAAACCATACAGTACAATCCAGCAGCAGGTAAAGTAAAACACAGAAACTCTCTCTTCAGTTTTTACTCTCTTCTCAAGCCAACTGAAATGGCAAAATCTTTATTGATGCACAAACATGAAAGAAGAGATACAAACAATTAGCAAGGGGCCCCCAAAAGCCCCATGCTTGGACACTGTTAGCCGTGGAGATGGACAAATATTTCCCTCCAGAGCACCACCACACTAGCTAGGGCATATCCATGTGCCTCCCCATCACAGCAAAGCATGCCCCCCCTCAGCAGAAGCATCAACAAAATACAAACAAACCACTCGGAAACAAACAATGTTTGCCCTCATGAATATGAACAGAACTTTGCAGGTAGGGCTGCATCTTGGCAGGCGCCCTGAACGCCCGGCCCTTTGACCACCTCATTTAACCCTACCAATCATCGCCCATCCACCGCAACTCATTGCCTCTTTCccactcctctccctctccatccATCTGCCACCATGGCTTCCTCGCTGACCAATCAATGGTTCCTCTGCAGCTCTGCGTCGGGGTTGAAGAAGCCCCACAGAGTGTTGCACAGAGAAACACAGACGTGTCTGTTGTAGCTGCCTTTCTCTCTCGTCACCTTCACATATTGCATACTGGCTGGCGGTGCAGAGGCCAGAGGCCGCCATGATGATGGTTGGGCCGATCGAGCAGGCAGAGCCCCCACCACCGAGGCGTAGAGATCCAACCCCAAAAGAAGAGAACAAATggcaaaagaaagaaagaatcacAAAGAAAAAACGACAACAAACTGCAAAGAAATCGATCAAACCCTGTTAATCTGCCCAAAAAAACCCATGTAAATAATGCTATCTACTTGCGTCCTTCAGTGTTCACGTGGCCGTCGTCGGcgacctcttcctcctcttggccgggggaggcgaggaggtggaggaggagtgcGAGGACAGCACCTCATCCGAGCAGCACAGGTTCACTGCTGCCATGGTCGTGCTGGCGACCCTTGTCTGGACGTTGCCTGTCACCAGCTGCCGCATCAGTCTGTAGCAGCTGCTGATTCCTTCCTATAGGCAAAAACAAAATGTTACGTATATACTTCCAAATTATAAAGTTGCAAAATGACATATCGTAATAATTCTTGTATTGAGTACCTCTCCAAGGCCGATGCACCAGCTGACGGCAGCCCCAGGGCTGACGGACTCCAGCGACGGCGTCTCACCGGTGGCACAAAGCACGGCCGCTGCCGCCATTGATGACGGGCAGTGGTCCAAGAACTCGATGTCTGTGGCAGCAGTTCACAGTTTCGCAGTTAGTACATTGGAGGTTGGAACTGCATGCACTGCAGCGGCCCCAAGCAGTGCATTATATTACCATGCATTGCAGCCAGAATCACTTGCGTGGCCCGGGCAATGAGGCACCTGGTGTGCCTCCCTCCCGGATCGGCCTTGCACGCGAAGAAGTCGATGAAGGTGAAGGGAGTAACCGACCGGAGCCGCCAGTTGAGCGCCGTCAGGACGATGAGCTCCATCCGGCCGACCGTCCCGGGGTCGAAGTCGTATCTGCTGGTGCCCTCAACCTGCAATGCAATTATGCAATGCAACGCAAAATCAACCAATGTTCATCAACCTTAATTAATCAAGAGTTCATGAGTATTATTGGGATTAAACGTGTAACCATAGTGGCATGCACGCATGGCAAGTACTAGTGTGTCCTAATTGCCTTGCCTGTAGGTCCAGGAGGGAGGGCACGAGGGTCTCCTCCATCTTGGCAGCCAGGGAGAGGCAGGTCACGGCCAGCAGTTGCATCGCCCACCCGTCCTCCTGCTGCGTGCATTCATGGACAAACGCACAAAAACACCGCAATGAATATGCTGGAGCAAGGATCCACGAAACCAAGGACAGATCATGCATGTTCTATAATATTCTTGCATTGCATCTCCTGTTCTTTTATTATGTGAAACATGATAAAATCTCAAACTTTAAATTCCGAAATTATTTGTTTGTTGGCATGGAAGCAAGGACACCAAGCTAAGCTAGGTCATGTAGGGCCATCAACATTTTGGTAGGGATGTTCACATGGCCAGGCCACCACAGAGAGAGAGGTGGTCATGCATTTGTGAAGACCACATACATTGATTGTTATTACCTACTACTACATATTCAGGAGTCCTGATAAGAGTTATTATGCTATAACATGAGGAGATAGAGGACATCAAGGGCTAGGAGCAAGTTAGACAAGAAACACCGTTACATTAGCACTCTAACCAACCATTACCGTTGAGAACAAACACATATGTACGGCTCTGAAAAAAGATATGTTACTTCCAACAAAGGTTGGTGAGGTCTTCAGTTTCAGTCAAAGCAGAGTCTGGATAGGATAACCCTATTATCTTAGTGTAAATCCCTGAAGTTTCAGAGGGTGACCTCAGCATGGCATGGCCCATGCTTGATTGCTTTTACAGTGGAGTCCTAGGATATATATTCTATGGTTGATTGTTGTTTCATCTAAACATACATATAAAAAATCCAAGAGCATGTGTTCAGTTCAGGAAAACAGCAGCAGCAGACAGCACAAGGCAACAAATGTCAGAAAAATAATGCTGCAGTTTCAACCAGGGCAGGTGCTGCATATGACTTGGTGCCTATACAGTGAGATGCGTGAGTGAGACCACTTTGCAGTGTTTACAGCTAGCCTGTAGCAGCTTGTGTTCTTTTCCTCTCCTTTGGTTCAGATCAGAATCAGAATGAATTCAGATAAACTACTCCTACCACCACACCCCCACGAAACCCCACAGCTAGCGCTGTTGCAGTTGCAAGTCTCGCTCACAGGCAGGCCAGGCAGGGCCATGGATGGATGGAATAAAAATGTGGATAGAATGGGACGAGGTGATGGATAGCGAGGCACGAGCACAATGATAAGGTGTGTTCCACACACGATGATAAAAGCGTCAGGCAGGCTGCTCTTGCGCTAAAGCACGGCTGCAAAGGCaaaagaccccccccccccccccccccccctccctctcTGTCTTGAGTGCATAAACAAAATCCCTTGCCCCTGTAGCTGCCCCCCTCCATTCTGTTTAGGGGCAGGAAGGTAATTAGACGGATGCTTATAATTGATTAGTTAATCCACGCGGACACGCTCCTCCAAATCCTTTCTTTTTCCACACCAACATCAGCACTAGTGCACTGTGAGCATCGATCAACTTCCCACTGACAGCCACCACACGCAAACACACTGTGTGTATGTGACCACCATGCTCATATGTATGAAAAAGAGTTATGGTGCTCACACACTGCGTTGCTAGCTGATGATATTTATAAGGAAGGATGTGATTTAGTAAATATAGCCAGTGTGTCGTGTGTGGCGAAAAGAGAaatggcggctgcggcggcgggggCCACAACCACAACACAAGGATGGAGCTTACCGGCAAACGGTGGAGGGAGAGGAACCGGTCCATGTAGTTGACGGCGAGGTAGGCTGTCAATGGAACAAATCCGTAGTATTCTTGCACCTGATGGCGATGAAGGAGAAGTGAGAGATAACTAATTACAAGACATATATATAAGATGAGATGAGATTGCTTGCTGAGCTAATATGTCATCTCTACAAACTAACAAGACTAGCATATGGTGACTGGTGAGACATATGGGACAGAGCGACAAAGCTAGCATGCATGGACCATGGTGCGGCGTCTAATCTAAACGATACAtcaagcatatgcatgtgtgtatggcTGGCCTCGCGACAGATCGCGTCACCTTGAGAATCCATGCAACCGACTCGGCCCTGACGGCGGGGTCGATGGACCTGGACCGGAGCCTGTCGGGGTAGTCCGGCCTCGGCGAGTACTGGGCCTCGCCGCCGATGAGCTCGGCGATGGAGGCCGCCGACTCCTCCTCGACGACCGCGGAGCAGCACCCGTCATCGCCGTCCCCTGCGGCGGCGCACAAGGTGCTGCCGGCGGCGTCGAAGACGAAGGCGGCTGCGGCGTCCTCGGCGCAGAGGAGGTAGGCGTCGTCCGGCATGCCGCCAGCCCGGCGCGGCGGTGGGTCCGATCAAGTCACTGGGCGGCCATTACTGCCTGTCGTGCCCGAGGGGAGCTAGTGGGCGGCGCGCGTGGTGGTGGCGCACAGACTGGCAGGGCAGGCGGCGAGGTGGCCGGTCGTAGTGGAATG
Above is a genomic segment from Miscanthus floridulus cultivar M001 chromosome 3, ASM1932011v1, whole genome shotgun sequence containing:
- the LOC136546157 gene encoding cyclin-D2-1-like isoform X2, producing the protein MPDDAYLLCAEDAAAAFVFDAAGSTLCAAAGDGDDGCCSAVVEEESAASIAELIGGEAQYSPRPDYPDRLRSRSIDPAVRAESVAWILKVQEYYGFVPLTAYLAVNYMDRFLSLHRLPEDGWAMQLLAVTCLSLAAKMEETLVPSLLDLQVEGTSRYDFDPGTVGRMELIVLTALNWRLRSVTPFTFIDFFACKADPGGRHTRCLIARATQVILAAMHDIEFLDHCPSSMAAAAVLCATGETPSLESVSPGAAVSWCIGLGEEGISSCYRLMRQLVTGNVQTRVASTTMAAVNLCCSDEVLSSHSSSTSSPPPAKRRKRSPTTAT
- the LOC136546157 gene encoding cyclin-D2-1-like isoform X1; the protein is MPDDAYLLCAEDAAAAFVFDAAGSTLCAAAGDGDDGCCSAVVEEESAASIAELIGGEAQYSPRPDYPDRLRSRSIDPAVRAESVAWILKVQEYYGFVPLTAYLAVNYMDRFLSLHRLPQEDGWAMQLLAVTCLSLAAKMEETLVPSLLDLQVEGTSRYDFDPGTVGRMELIVLTALNWRLRSVTPFTFIDFFACKADPGGRHTRCLIARATQVILAAMHDIEFLDHCPSSMAAAAVLCATGETPSLESVSPGAAVSWCIGLGEEGISSCYRLMRQLVTGNVQTRVASTTMAAVNLCCSDEVLSSHSSSTSSPPPAKRRKRSPTTAT